From the genome of Candidatus Krumholzibacteriota bacterium, one region includes:
- a CDS encoding BlaI/MecI/CopY family transcriptional regulator, with protein sequence MLKPDLNALTRRERQIMEVVYQLEEATAVEVMEGLPDAPVNATVRTMLNVLEEKGYLRHTVEKGRYIYHPTIPFRKARSTLLDNVVDTFFKGAEADAVIAILGKADARLSEAERRRILDLIEESRREGR encoded by the coding sequence GTGCTCAAACCGGATCTCAACGCATTGACGCGACGCGAACGGCAGATCATGGAGGTCGTCTACCAGCTCGAGGAGGCGACGGCCGTCGAGGTGATGGAAGGCCTGCCCGACGCGCCGGTGAACGCGACCGTCCGCACGATGCTGAACGTCCTCGAGGAAAAAGGCTATCTTCGCCACACCGTCGAGAAGGGGCGGTACATCTATCACCCGACGATACCGTTTCGCAAGGCCCGCTCGACGCTTCTCGACAACGTGGTCGACACCTTCTTCAAGGGCGCCGAGGCGGACGCGGTGATCGCCATACTCGGGAAGGCGGATGCGAGGCTGTCGGAAGCCGAGCGGCGCCGGATCCTCGATCTCATCGAGGAATCACGCAGGGAGGGGAGGTAG